The DNA sequence ACCAAGTGAAAATCATAAATTGGAAATTTTGGAAATTGGCGAAGATATAATTTTTATTGAATAGGAATTTGTAAAAAAATGATTCCACTTTTTAATGTTTCACAAATTAGATTTGCAGATAAATTTGCGATTGAAAAATATTCAATTCCAAGTTTATTGCTTATGGAAAATGCTGCGGAAAGTATAAAAACAGAAATATTTAATGAATATCCGAACAATTCTAAAAATCAAATATTTTCAATTGTTTGCGGAAAAGGTAATAACGGCGGCGATGGATTTGCATTAGCAAGAAAGTTAGCTGTTGAGAATTTTATTGTTAATGTTTTTGTAATTCCAAATAAAAATGAAATTTCCGGCGATGCAAAAATCAATTTTGAGATTTTAGAAAGTATTTCAAAAGATTATAAAAATCTTAAAATTAAATTTTATAAAAAATTATCCGATTTAAATTTTGTAAAAAATTCTGATTTTATAGTTGATGCAATTCTCGGTACCGGTTCGCAAGGTGAATTAAAATCTCCAATTAAAGAAATTGTTGAAGAATTAAATAAAGTAAATTCTATAAAAATTGCTATAGATATTCCAACCGGATTGAATCTTGAAAATGCAAACGGAAATGTAATTTTCAAAGCAGATTTAACTGTAACTTTGGCTGAATTAAAAACCGGACTTTTTTACGAAAAAGGTAAGTTAAATTCCGGTAAAATTGTAAAGGGTTCAATTGGAATTGGCGAAAATTATTTTGATAAATTAGAAGTAAACGAATATTTAATTGAACCGGAAGATGCTTTTTCCGGAATTCCGGTAAAGCAAACAAATTTAAATAAATATTCTGCCGGAAAAGTTTTGGTGATTGCCGGCTCAGGAGAAATGCCCGGAGCTGGAGTTTTTGCAATCAATTCTGCAATGATTTCCGGAAGCGGCGCCGGATATTTGGCATTTCCAAAATCAATTCAGAATTTAGTTCAATCACAAATGAACTCTGCGATTGTGCTGAATTACAAAGATGAAAATTCCGAAATTTTACAATTTAGAAATTTGGAAGAAATTCAATCTAAAATTGATTCGTCTGATTCGATTTTAATTGGTCCCGGATTGGGAAGAAATGAAGAAACTCAAAATGCTGTTTTTGAATTTCTGAAAAATAATTCTTCTAAAAAAATTGTAATTGATGCAGATGCAATTTTTAGTTTAGGAAAGGGAAAATATAAAAAATTAAATTTATCAGATTCAGCATTTACTCCGCACCATAAAGAATTTGCAGATTTATTAGGAATTGAATTTAAGGATTTGACAAATAATTTGCTAAAATATGGCAGAAAATTTGTACAAGAAACTCATTCATTTTTGGTTTTAAAAGGAAGTCCAACTTTGTTGTTCAATAAAAAAGGTGAAGTTTTTATAAATACAACCGGAAATGCAGGTTTAGCAAAATTTGGCAGCGGAGATGTTTTAGGCGGAATTATAACTTCATTTATTGCACAAACAAAAAAAATAGAAAGTTCGGTAATTTCGGCAGTATATATTCATGGTTTAGCAGCAGATTTAATTGCCGATGAAGAATCAGAATTTGGAATTACACCGGCAAAATTAATTAATTACATTCCTTCAACAATAAAATTCTTGAGAAAATCATTTGTATAAATATTTAAAAGAAAATAGATTAAAGGTTTTGGTTATTCCTCTAATCTTGTATTGGATTATTTTGTTTATTGGAACTACGCTACCCTCAACAACTTATGTAGATGTTTTTGAAATTTCGGATAAACTAAAACATTTAGGCGCATATTTAATTTTAGCAGTTTTGTTAGGATTGAATCTTCATTTTCAAGAAAAATGGCAAGGTCTTTCTAAATTTTACCTAAGTTACACTTTTATAATTTGTATTACTTATGGCGTTCTTGATGAAATTCATCAAATTTTTGTACCAAATAGATCCGCAGAATTTTTTGATTGGATTGCAGATTTATCGGGAACTTTAATTGGAATTTTAGTTATTAGAATTTTTATAAATATTATTCGTAATAAAAACATGCAAATTGAAACAAATCAGTAAAAATTTTGTTTAATATTTGCGTTATCGTTTGACAATAATTGAATGTTTTTTTAAGTTAGAACTCAAATAAATACATTCTTTTCTTACGAGGAGGAAAGCAGTGGCATTAACGAAAAATCCAAAAGTTGATCTAAAATTAAAATACAAAAGAGTATTTGAAATTAGTGTAATAATTGCTCTTTTACTTTTAATTTTATCTTTTAAGTACTTCCCAAAAATTGAGGGTGATGCTTTAGCAATAGAGGCACCACAAGAATTGGTTGAAGTTGAAGATGTTGATATTACTAAGCAAGAAACTGCTCCGCCTCCACCACCAAAACCGCCTATTCCGATTGAAGCTCCATCTGATGATGAATTAGAAGATATCGAAATTGAAGATACGGAAATTGATATTAATGAAGATGTTGCAGCTCCGCCTCCGCCAGTTAAAGAAGAGGAAGAGGAAGTTGCTGTTGAGTTTTTTGTTGCAGTAGAAGATATGCCAGAACCAATTGGTGGAATTCAAGGTATTCAAGAAAAAATTGTTTATCCGGAAATTGCAAAAAGAGCTGGTGTTCAAGGCAGAGTTTATATCAAAGCATTTGTTGATGAAGGCGGAACAGTACAAAAAGCTGAAGTAATTAAAGGCATTGGTGCCGGTTGTGATGAGGCTGCTGTTGAAGCCGTAATGAAAACTAAATTTAAACCCGGAAAACAAAGAGGAAAACCTGTTAGAGTTCAGGTTTCAATTCCAATTCTTTTCAAATTAAACTAATTTAGTTTTTTGAAAAATTTAAAAGCGTCTTTTTAGACGCTTTTTTTTTTGCTATCTGAAACAAATCTTAAAAATTTATGTTTAAACGTTATCACTTTCGCAAGGAGATAACACCATGCTAACCAAAAATCCAAAAGTAGATTTAAAATTAAAACATCAGCGAATTTTTGAAGTTGGAATGATTCTTTCAATCTTGTTAGTAATTTTTGCATTTAGGTTTTTTCCTGAAGTAAAATCGCAAACGCATATTCAAAAAATTGAAAATGAATTTATTACAGTTGAGGATGTATTAATAACAAATGGAATTAAAACACCGCCTCTTCCGCAAATACCAATAATTCCCATCGAAATTCCGGAAGATGAGGAATTAATTGATATTGAAATTGAAAATACTGATTTAATTCATACCGCCAATGTTTCTGATGCAAAAAATTACAGAGAAGAAATTGAAAAAATAGATGAACAACCGCCATTTATTTGGGTTGAAGAAATGCCGGAAATAATTGGCGGATTACAATCCTTGCAAAGTAAAATTATTTATCCGGAAATTGCTCAGAAAGCCGGAATAGGTGGAAAAGTAATTCTGCAAGCAACAATTGATAAAATTGGAAATCCAATCGATATAATTGTATTAAAAGCAGTTGGAGCTGGTTGTGATGAAGCTGCAATAGAAGCTCTTAAATCTGTTAAATTTACGCCGGGAAAGCAAAGAGGAAAACCAGTTTATGTAAGAATAACAATTCCAATTGTTTTTGCACTTCAATAAAATTAATTGCACTCATTTTTTTGAGTGCAATTTTATAAAATTGTAAAAACCTACATTTAAAATTCATATCTTTGCAATTATATTTTTAGAATTATGAACTTTCTTGAACTTTTAAATATTGATTTTCGATACGAGACAAATTCTCTCCAATCCTCATTTTTAATTTCCGATTTAAATTTAGTTGTTAATGCCGGCGAATTTATAACAGTTATGGGTCCAAACGGTTCTGGAAAATCTACACTTCTAAAATTAATTGCAAATCTTATTGAACCAAATAACGGTAAAATTTTTTTAGAAGGAAAAAATTATAATTCTTATAAAAGAAAAGAATTTGCAAAAATTGTTTCATTTGTGCCCCAAATAAATAAAATGTTTTTCCAATATTCTATTTATGAAATTGTTATGATGGGAAGAACTCCGTTTCAAAATATTTTTGGAATTGAGAATGATACGGATAAAGAAAAAATTGCAAACGTTTTACAAATATTAGAAATTGATCATCTAAAACATAAAGGTATAAATGAAGTTTCCGGCGGTGAGGCTCAAAGAGCTTTAATTGCAAGAGCTTTGGTTCAAGAACCAAAAATAATTTTGCTTGATGAACCAAATGCTCATTTAGATATTAAACATCAAGTGGCTATTTTTAATATATTACAAAAATTGAATGATGAATTTAATTTAACAATTATGTTAATTTCTCACGAGTTAAATTTGGCAAGTTTTTTTAGCAAAAGAGTCTTGTTGATGAATAATGGAAAAATTGAATTTGATTCCTCACCAAAACAAGTATTAACCGAAAAAAATATCAAATCTATTTTCAAAATAAATTCAAAAGTTTCAGTAAATGAAAAAGACGAAATTTTTATTAAAATTATTCCTAAATTGTAATTAATGTCTTATCAAATAAAAAATATTTTAATAGTTTCGTTCATCGCAGTAATTAATACTTTTCTGCTTTTTTTTGTGAAGTATTATCAAAATAATCTTTCACTTGTTGAGTTTAGTATCAGCAAAACCGGAAATTTTATAAGTATTTTTTTATTAATTATTTTTATAATTGGCGCATTCTTACTTTTAAAACAAAAAGATAGTTTTACCGTTGTAAAATCAAGAATGCTTATTACATTTTCTATTTTATACTTACTACCGATTTTTGTAATTATAATTTTTAATTTTGTTGATTTCAAATTTGCAGACGAATATTTACTTGGATATCCTTTAAAGAAAATAATTCCCGCAATATTTTTTGTATTTAATCAAGCATTCTTTTTGTTCGTTTTATTTTTAATTTGGTTTACATATTTAGGCTATCCGTTATTATCATATTTCTTCTCAAGCGTTGCAGTTGGATTTACAATAATTTTATTTTTAGCAGTTTCATTTATTTGTACATTTTTTACAAGTGAATTTAGTTTAACAAAAAACCAAACTAAATTTGATTACGGAATAATTTTAGGTGCAGCAGTTTGGAGTAAAAATAGACCAAGTCCAATATTTTCCGGCAGAATTGAAAAAGGTGCCGAACTTTACAAAAAAGGAATTGTTGAAAGACTTCAGCTTACGGGAGGAAATGCGCCCGGAGAATTAAGTGAAGCTAAAACTGCTTTTAATTATTTAAATACTATTCATAAAATTCCTAAAACAAAAATATTTATTGAGGAGAAAACCTCAACAACAAATGAGCAAATTAGATTTATAAAAAATGAAATTCTTGAGAAAAACAAAGCTGAAAAATTTTTAATTATTTCGGACCAATTTCATCTTAAGCGAATTGAAGAAATGGCGGATTTTTATAATCTAAATGCAGAAGTAATAAGTTCAAATTATAAATTAAATATGCAAAAATCATTTTATTACAGATTTCGTGACTGTGTAAGTTTGGTAATGTTTTGGTTTTTTGCAATTTGATTTTTAAATGGAGATACAATGAAAAATTTTGATGTTATGGAAAAATTTGGGCATGAACAAGTAATTTTTTGTTCAGATAAGGATTCCAGATTAAAAGCGATAATTGCAATTCATGATACAACTTTGGGACCTGCAATCGGCGGAACACGAATGTGGGATTATGCAAGTTTTGATGAAGCATTAAATGATGTTTTAAGATTATCAAGAGGAATGACATATAAAGCTTCGGTTTCTGGATTAAATTTTGGCGGCGGAAATGCTGTAATTATCGGAAATCCGGAAACACAAAAATCAGAAAGATTATTTAGAACTTTCGGAAAATTTATTGAAGGATTATCCGGAAGATATATTACAGCGGAAGATGTTGGAACAACAGTTAATGATATGGAATACGTTTTAATGGAAACATCTTTTGTTACCGGAATTTCTAAAGCGTTGGGAGGCTCCGGCGATCCCGCTCCCGTTTCTGCTTACGGAGTTTATATGGGAATGAAAGCATGTGCAAATGCAAAATGGGGAAATGATTCTTTAAATGGTAAAAAAATCGTAATTCAAGGCGCCGGAAGAGTTGCTCGTTATTTGTGTGAACATTTATTTAATGAAGGTGCAAAAATAATTATATCCGATATTTTAGAATCTAAAGTTAAAACAGTTTTAGATTCCGTAGATGCTGAAGTTGTTTCTCCGGAAAAAATTTATGATTTAGATTGTGATATTTTTTCGCCTTGTGCTTTAGGTGCAATAATTAATGACAAAACAATTTCAAAATTAAAATGTGAGATAATTGCTGGTTCTGCAAATAATCAATTGGAAGATGAAAATAAGCATGGACAAATGTTAAAGGAAAAAGGAATTTTATATGCACCGGATTATGTAATAAATGCCGGGGGATTAATAAACGTTGCAAATGAACTAAAAGGTTACAGACAAGATCGTGCATTAAAACAAGCAGATGGAATTTACGATGTTTTGAGTAAGGTAATTAAAATTTCTAAGGAACAGAATATTCCTACACATTTAGCATCAAATCAAATTGCTGAAGAAAGATTAAAACAAATTGGGGGAATTAAAAAAATATATTCCGCAAGTTAGAAAATGAGTAATCAAAATTATGAAATCTAAAAGAAGAAAATTAAGAGAAAAAGTTTTACAAGTTTTATATGCTTATGAAATGGAAGCGGCTGGTTTATCAGATATAATGAATGATCAGCTTACAGAAATTACATCAAGTGAAGATAAAGAGTTTTGTTCAAAACTTATTAACTCAATTATTGCAAATCGAAAATTAATTGAAAGTAAAATTGAAAAACGACTTGTAAATTGGGATGTTTCTAGAATTGCAGTTGTTGATTTAATATTGTTAAAAATTGGCGTAGGTGAAATTTTATATATTGAAGATATTCCTCCAAAAGTTACAATAAATGAAATTATCGAAATTGCTAAAGAATATAGCACTGCGAAAAGCGGAAAATTTATTAACGGCATTTTGGATGCAATTCTTGCCGATATTAAAACTGGAGGAAATTTAAAAAAAGTGGGCAGAGGACTTATTGAAAACTCCCTTCCAAAACAATCCTAAATTAAATTTAAATTCTAATAAATTTAAAATTTTTGTTTGGACTTTATACGATTTTGCAAATACATCATATTCGATCGTTGTAGTAACTTTTATTTTTGCTGTTTACTTCAAAGATGTCATTGCACAAAAATTACCAATCGGTGATTTATTTTGGAGTTTAGGAATTAGCATTTCAATGGTTCTTACAGGAATTATTTCACCAATTCTTGGTGCAATTGCAGATTATTCAGCCGGCAAAAAAAGATTTTTATTGTTCTTCACACTGCTTTGTATCATTCCAACATCACTTCTTTATTTTACTCACGAAGGTGATATTTTATTAGCTTTAATTTTATTTATTCTTTCAAACATTGGTTTTGAAGCAGCATTAGTTTTTTACGATTCATTTCTTCCGGAAATTACATCAAGAAAAACTTATGGAAGAGTCAGTGGATATGGTTTTGCTATGGGTTATTTAGGTTCATTAATTATTTTAGCATTGTCTTATCCATTTATTGAATCGGGAAAAATTAAAGAAACTTTTCCACTGGCGGCATTATTCTTTTTTATTTTTTCTATTCCATTATTTTTGTTTTTAAATGATTCAAGAAAAAAAGTTGAAAGCAGCATTTCATTTATAAATATTGGTGTTAGCAGAGTTTGGAATACAATTAAGCATCTTAAAGATTATAAAAATTTGGCATTATTTCTTTTATCATTTTTCCTTTATATAGAAGGAGTAAATACAGTTATATTTTTTGCGGGAAATTATGCTTCAACAACTTTAAATTTTACAATGATTGAATTAATTATTTTTTTTATAATTGTTCAAACCACTGCAATTTTTGGATCAATATTATTTGGAATTATCTCTGATTCGATCGGACAAAAAAAATCCATAATAATTTCATTATTCATTTGGATTTTTACAATTGTGCTTGCTTATTTCACAAGCAGCAGCGAAAGTTTTATAGTTCAAATTTTATCTAAATATTTTAATATTTCTGATCAACAAATTATGATTAAAAGTTTTTATTTTGTTGGACTTTTAGCCGGAAGTGTAATGGGCGCAACTCAATCAACAAGCCGAAGTCTTATGTCAAAATTAACTCCGGAAAGTAAGAAAACTGAATTTTTTGGATTTTATTCTTTGTTTGGAAAAAGCAGCGCGGTTATTGGTCCGTTAGTTTTTGGATTAGTTAGTTATAGTTCCGGAAATCAAAGATTTGCAATTCTTTCGGTTGGAATATTTTTTATTTTAGGATTATTTAGTTTGCATTTTGTAAAAGACACACAGCCGCAAAATTAATTTTTAGAATTTTTAAAAGTAAATTTTAGAAGAAATAACATCACAATAATTGAAATTATAAACCAAATAAATCCCCAAACATTTGAAGAAATTCCGGTTAAATATTCTAAAATTTGAGTGTCTGTTTCGCGAATTGTTTGCGTAAGTAAATCTTCTTTAATATCGGAAATAATATATAAGCAGCTTACCAATCCAAAATATTGAAGAAATAATTTTGAGATTTTTTCAGGCAAATATCTTGGAATTAAAAACAGTATTAGTGAAGCAATTAATCCAAGAAATATTTGTAATTCACCCTTAACTAA is a window from the Ignavibacteriota bacterium genome containing:
- a CDS encoding NAD(P)H-hydrate dehydratase; this encodes MIPLFNVSQIRFADKFAIEKYSIPSLLLMENAAESIKTEIFNEYPNNSKNQIFSIVCGKGNNGGDGFALARKLAVENFIVNVFVIPNKNEISGDAKINFEILESISKDYKNLKIKFYKKLSDLNFVKNSDFIVDAILGTGSQGELKSPIKEIVEELNKVNSIKIAIDIPTGLNLENANGNVIFKADLTVTLAELKTGLFYEKGKLNSGKIVKGSIGIGENYFDKLEVNEYLIEPEDAFSGIPVKQTNLNKYSAGKVLVIAGSGEMPGAGVFAINSAMISGSGAGYLAFPKSIQNLVQSQMNSAIVLNYKDENSEILQFRNLEEIQSKIDSSDSILIGPGLGRNEETQNAVFEFLKNNSSKKIVIDADAIFSLGKGKYKKLNLSDSAFTPHHKEFADLLGIEFKDLTNNLLKYGRKFVQETHSFLVLKGSPTLLFNKKGEVFINTTGNAGLAKFGSGDVLGGIITSFIAQTKKIESSVISAVYIHGLAADLIADEESEFGITPAKLINYIPSTIKFLRKSFV
- the vanZ gene encoding VanZ family protein, which gives rise to MYKYLKENRLKVLVIPLILYWIILFIGTTLPSTTYVDVFEISDKLKHLGAYLILAVLLGLNLHFQEKWQGLSKFYLSYTFIICITYGVLDEIHQIFVPNRSAEFFDWIADLSGTLIGILVIRIFINIIRNKNMQIETNQ
- a CDS encoding energy transducer TonB yields the protein MALTKNPKVDLKLKYKRVFEISVIIALLLLILSFKYFPKIEGDALAIEAPQELVEVEDVDITKQETAPPPPPKPPIPIEAPSDDELEDIEIEDTEIDINEDVAAPPPPVKEEEEEVAVEFFVAVEDMPEPIGGIQGIQEKIVYPEIAKRAGVQGRVYIKAFVDEGGTVQKAEVIKGIGAGCDEAAVEAVMKTKFKPGKQRGKPVRVQVSIPILFKLN
- a CDS encoding energy transducer TonB, whose protein sequence is MLTKNPKVDLKLKHQRIFEVGMILSILLVIFAFRFFPEVKSQTHIQKIENEFITVEDVLITNGIKTPPLPQIPIIPIEIPEDEELIDIEIENTDLIHTANVSDAKNYREEIEKIDEQPPFIWVEEMPEIIGGLQSLQSKIIYPEIAQKAGIGGKVILQATIDKIGNPIDIIVLKAVGAGCDEAAIEALKSVKFTPGKQRGKPVYVRITIPIVFALQ
- a CDS encoding ABC transporter ATP-binding protein; the encoded protein is MNFLELLNIDFRYETNSLQSSFLISDLNLVVNAGEFITVMGPNGSGKSTLLKLIANLIEPNNGKIFLEGKNYNSYKRKEFAKIVSFVPQINKMFFQYSIYEIVMMGRTPFQNIFGIENDTDKEKIANVLQILEIDHLKHKGINEVSGGEAQRALIARALVQEPKIILLDEPNAHLDIKHQVAIFNILQKLNDEFNLTIMLISHELNLASFFSKRVLLMNNGKIEFDSSPKQVLTEKNIKSIFKINSKVSVNEKDEIFIKIIPKL
- a CDS encoding YdcF family protein gives rise to the protein MSYQIKNILIVSFIAVINTFLLFFVKYYQNNLSLVEFSISKTGNFISIFLLIIFIIGAFLLLKQKDSFTVVKSRMLITFSILYLLPIFVIIIFNFVDFKFADEYLLGYPLKKIIPAIFFVFNQAFFLFVLFLIWFTYLGYPLLSYFFSSVAVGFTIILFLAVSFICTFFTSEFSLTKNQTKFDYGIILGAAVWSKNRPSPIFSGRIEKGAELYKKGIVERLQLTGGNAPGELSEAKTAFNYLNTIHKIPKTKIFIEEKTSTTNEQIRFIKNEILEKNKAEKFLIISDQFHLKRIEEMADFYNLNAEVISSNYKLNMQKSFYYRFRDCVSLVMFWFFAI
- a CDS encoding Glu/Leu/Phe/Val dehydrogenase, with the protein product MKNFDVMEKFGHEQVIFCSDKDSRLKAIIAIHDTTLGPAIGGTRMWDYASFDEALNDVLRLSRGMTYKASVSGLNFGGGNAVIIGNPETQKSERLFRTFGKFIEGLSGRYITAEDVGTTVNDMEYVLMETSFVTGISKALGGSGDPAPVSAYGVYMGMKACANAKWGNDSLNGKKIVIQGAGRVARYLCEHLFNEGAKIIISDILESKVKTVLDSVDAEVVSPEKIYDLDCDIFSPCALGAIINDKTISKLKCEIIAGSANNQLEDENKHGQMLKEKGILYAPDYVINAGGLINVANELKGYRQDRALKQADGIYDVLSKVIKISKEQNIPTHLASNQIAEERLKQIGGIKKIYSAS
- the nusB gene encoding transcription antitermination factor NusB, with the protein product MKSKRRKLREKVLQVLYAYEMEAAGLSDIMNDQLTEITSSEDKEFCSKLINSIIANRKLIESKIEKRLVNWDVSRIAVVDLILLKIGVGEILYIEDIPPKVTINEIIEIAKEYSTAKSGKFINGILDAILADIKTGGNLKKVGRGLIENSLPKQS
- a CDS encoding MFS transporter — protein: MKTPFQNNPKLNLNSNKFKIFVWTLYDFANTSYSIVVVTFIFAVYFKDVIAQKLPIGDLFWSLGISISMVLTGIISPILGAIADYSAGKKRFLLFFTLLCIIPTSLLYFTHEGDILLALILFILSNIGFEAALVFYDSFLPEITSRKTYGRVSGYGFAMGYLGSLIILALSYPFIESGKIKETFPLAALFFFIFSIPLFLFLNDSRKKVESSISFINIGVSRVWNTIKHLKDYKNLALFLLSFFLYIEGVNTVIFFAGNYASTTLNFTMIELIIFFIIVQTTAIFGSILFGIISDSIGQKKSIIISLFIWIFTIVLAYFTSSSESFIVQILSKYFNISDQQIMIKSFYFVGLLAGSVMGATQSTSRSLMSKLTPESKKTEFFGFYSLFGKSSAVIGPLVFGLVSYSSGNQRFAILSVGIFFILGLFSLHFVKDTQPQN